One Miscanthus floridulus cultivar M001 chromosome 11, ASM1932011v1, whole genome shotgun sequence DNA window includes the following coding sequences:
- the LOC136493469 gene encoding pumilio homolog 3-like isoform X1, producing MAPFGDGGGGAGDGGDELRGWDPLRSGSAPPTMEGAAVAAVAAERVFGGGGASFFSGIDGLGFGARMDEVSRRRGAAGAQEHFGNSASLSVGPPGLLLNGTGDLDERQFGPSRVHSGGAMSNYSAFDMGSLWTDMDPDNAEYRRNVQNRFMSNIEKMNAYGNRDLNASYMADSDLSDALSGLRLANSPVMDQRNHGEELLDDILKRQRDFSKIGDENRSPLVGNVFRAPRSDVHPPPMYSDGILRRQISALDGSNVSRISRHHIKGVDHLSLAEQLTIMQSGSSPRGTNLSRNAAMTTMINPMSNRYNSNTDFDLVRSRRAFLEDLLAQQYLQEDNLSYNDSRIYHDEPCFPYSRMQRSVSHFYPNSRHVVSHGDRQSRLFSLNRKAMGRNTGSQVYHDNTLANYQDVPSLDNADRNGLDSVELIDVVGRVKEVSMDQYGSRFIQQKLEIASPNVREKIFPEILSNAIALTTDVFGNYVIQKFFEFATESQLIQLADQLKGHILELSLQMYGCRVVQKVLEVVDMDRKIDIVHELKNYVLKCIGDQNGNHVIQKCIECVPEDRIPFVIDPILSQILVLCTHQYGCRVIQRVLEHCHDPVTQSAIMNEIVQQTFHLTDDKFGNYVVQHVLEHGKPEERSSIIQKLSGQVVILSKQKFASNVIEKCLAFGTPEERDSLIGEIISSGQTFQELMKDQFGNYVVQRVLQTCDDKYLEMILSSIKLHLNELKNYTYGKHIVARVEKLIVTGGKQTANSLHCDAKRKNSMYSYTDEPNTFWFLISEKRARMASLSGQHQQPPNCTAVDAH from the exons GAACATTTTGGTAATTCTGCTTCTTTATCTGTTGGACCACCTGGTCTCCTACTTAATGGTACTGGAGACTTGGATGAACGGCAGTTTGGACCGAGCAGAGTTCATAGTGGTGGCGCTATGTCAAACTACTCTGCATTTGACATGGGTTCGCTTTGGACAGATATGGATCCTGACAATGCTGAATATCGCAGAAATGTCCAGAATCGCTTCATGTCAAACATAGAAAAGATGAATGCTTATGGCAATAGGGATCTTAATGCTTCCTACATGGCTGATTCTGATCTTTCAGATGCTTTATCTGGGTTGAGGCTGGCTAATAGTCCAGTAATGGACCAAAGGAATCATGGGGAAGAGCTACTAGATGACATACTCAAGCGTCAAAGAGATTTCTCTAAAATTGGTGATGAAAACCGATCACCTTTGGTTGGTAATGTTTTTCGCGCACCTAGGTCGGATGTGCATCCACCACCAATGTATAGTGATGGTATTTTACGGAGGCAGATCAGTGCATTAGATGGTTCCAATGTTTCACGGATCAGTCGTCATCACATAAAGGGTGTTGATCACTTATCTTTGGCTGAACAGCTAACTATAATGCAATCAGGCAGCTCTCCTAGAGGAACCAATCTTTCTCGCAATGCGGCTATGACTACTATGATCAACCCCATGAGCAATAGATACAACAGCAATACAGACTTTGATTTGGTTAGGAGTCGAAGGGCGTTCCTTGAGGATCTACTTGCACAACAGTATCTGCAGGAGGATAATCTGTCATATAATGATAGTAGGATCTATCATGATGAGCCTTGTTTTCCCTATTCAAGAATGCAAAGATCTGTATCTCATTTTTATCCAAACTCAAGGCACGTGGTATCACATGGTGATCGGCAATCACGGCTCTTCTCCCTCAATAGAAAGGCAATGGGTAGAAATACTGGATCACAGGTCTATCACGACAATACATTAGCAAACTACCAGGATGTGCCTTCTTTGGATAATGCAGATAGAAATGGACTTGATTCAGTGGAACTGATTGATGTAGTGGGCCGCGTTAAGGAAGTTAG TATGGATCAATATGGAAGCCGGTTTATTCAACAAAAACTCGAAATTGCATCACCGAATGTCCGGGAAAAAATATTTCCAGAGATATTATCCAATGCCATTGCTCTAACAACTGATGTTTTCGGCAATTATGTTATCCAGAAG TTTTTCGAGTTCGCTACAGAAAGTCAGTTAATACAATTGGCAGATCAACTCAAAGGTCACATTTTGGAACTCAGCCTCCAGATGTATGGTTGCAGGGTGGTTCAGAAG GTTTTGGAGGTAGTTGATATGGATCGAAAGATCGACATTGTTCATGAGCTCAAGAATTATGTTCTGAAATGTATTGGTGATCAAAATGGTAACCATGTGATCCAGAAATGCATTGAGTGTGTTCCTGAAGACCGCATTCCGTTTGTTATTGATCCTATACTTTCACAAATTCTTGTTCTATGTACCCATCAATATGGCTGCAGAGTCATTCAG AGAGTTCTGGAGCATTGCCATGATCCTGTGACTCAAAGTGCTATCATGAATGAAATTGTGCAGCAGACCTTCCATTTGACGGATGATAAATTTGGGAACTATGTTGTTCAA CATGTGTTGGAACACGGGAAACCAGAAGAGCGTTCATCCATCATTCAAAAGCTCTCAGGGCAAGTGGTCATCTTGAGCAAGCAAAAGTTTGCTTCTAATGTCATTGAGAAATGTTTGGCTTTTGGAACTCCTGAAGAACGTGATAGCCTTATTGGGGAAATCATTTCATCTGGACAAACATTTCAG GAATtgatgaaggatcagtttggtaACTATGTTGTACAGCGAGTCCTTCAGACATGTGATGATAAATACCTAGAGATGATCCTCTCAAGCATCAAACTACACTTGAATGAACTGAAGAATTACACGTATGGGAAGCACATTGTGGCACGTGTCGAGAAGCTAATCGTTACAGGAGGTAAGCAGACAGCAAATAGTCTGCATTGCGATGCAAAAAGAAAGAATTCAATGTACTCTTATACTGATGAACCAAACACTTTCTGGTTTCTGATTTCAGAGAAGCGAGCAAGGATGGCGTCCCTGAGTGGCCAACATCAGCAGCCACCGAACTGTACAGCTGTAGACGCACACTAA